A stretch of Syntrophorhabdales bacterium DNA encodes these proteins:
- a CDS encoding periplasmic heavy metal sensor, whose product MKERIAFGFVALAVISWVACTDALCQFTQGPPGNPSAAGIMSGTPVSSPPPPRVPGTPMSPPQGGMTAFTMDIPYATPETSPIVAYLGLTRAQLDKCRELRNRFYRETRDLRYDYFQKQLEMRKLFADPKVGEAKLLEKEKELSPIRQKILDKAAQIIIAARTILTPEQMEKLDQLPLLAPGIGISPDLGFLSGDVSMGSGE is encoded by the coding sequence ATGAAGGAAAGAATAGCATTTGGGTTTGTCGCTCTGGCAGTTATCTCATGGGTAGCCTGCACTGATGCGTTGTGCCAGTTCACGCAGGGACCTCCCGGCAACCCTTCGGCAGCCGGCATCATGAGCGGAACACCGGTGTCATCACCGCCTCCACCGCGAGTCCCGGGAACACCCATGTCACCTCCTCAGGGAGGCATGACTGCTTTTACAATGGACATACCCTATGCAACACCCGAGACCAGTCCCATCGTTGCATACCTCGGTCTCACACGAGCCCAACTGGACAAATGTAGGGAGCTGAGAAACAGGTTCTATCGTGAGACCCGCGACCTCAGGTACGATTACTTCCAGAAGCAGCTGGAGATGAGAAAACTTTTCGCCGACCCCAAGGTCGGAGAAGCCAAGCTCTTGGAGAAGGAAAAAGAATTGAGCCCGATCAGACAAAAGATCCTGGATAAAGCTGCGCAGATAATAATCGCCGCAAGGACAATTCTGACTCCCGAGCAGATGGAAAAACTGGATCAGTTGCCTTTATTGGCTCCAGGGATAG
- a CDS encoding tripartite tricarboxylate transporter substrate binding protein translates to MQKHHSFNSISTAFCLISVFAFIILAPPASVKAEFPDRPITMYISMAPGGSVDICSRSISAAAEKILGKPIVIENRAGGGGTVAFALVANAKPDGYTLCGGVSTGMVRAPQMQKVTFKPLKSFTPLIAYAAPYNGIVVKADAPWKTFKELVEYAKKNPNKIKYGTGGIGTAMHHAMAFVEHQDGIKWIHVPYKGNADALTALLGGHVDVASVGPEWVPFVKSGTMRILAVTEEKRNPNFADVPTLKDLGYDFANETVFCIAGPAGLPADVTKKLENAFSKAAESKEVKTAVEKLDLVPIMIVGKDYDDYLKRVWSRLEKNLKETGLIKEPATSPY, encoded by the coding sequence ATGCAAAAGCATCACAGTTTCAACTCCATTTCAACGGCCTTCTGCTTGATCTCTGTTTTCGCATTCATCATTCTTGCTCCTCCTGCGAGTGTAAAAGCCGAATTTCCGGATCGCCCGATAACCATGTACATATCAATGGCGCCGGGAGGCTCCGTCGATATCTGCTCAAGGTCCATTTCGGCTGCAGCAGAAAAGATCCTGGGCAAACCGATCGTCATCGAGAACAGAGCCGGGGGTGGTGGGACTGTGGCATTCGCTCTTGTGGCAAACGCGAAACCCGATGGGTATACGTTGTGCGGCGGTGTGAGTACCGGCATGGTCAGGGCTCCTCAGATGCAGAAGGTGACCTTCAAGCCCCTCAAGAGCTTTACCCCTCTCATCGCCTACGCCGCGCCGTACAACGGCATCGTAGTGAAGGCCGACGCTCCATGGAAAACATTCAAGGAATTGGTGGAATACGCAAAGAAAAATCCCAACAAGATAAAATACGGCACCGGAGGCATCGGCACAGCCATGCACCATGCGATGGCGTTTGTCGAACACCAGGATGGCATCAAATGGATCCACGTACCCTATAAAGGAAACGCAGACGCACTCACAGCTCTCCTGGGCGGCCACGTGGACGTGGCCTCCGTGGGCCCCGAGTGGGTGCCCTTTGTAAAATCAGGCACCATGAGGATTCTTGCCGTGACTGAAGAGAAGAGGAATCCCAATTTCGCAGACGTTCCCACCCTGAAAGACCTGGGCTACGATTTCGCAAATGAAACGGTTTTTTGTATCGCAGGGCCCGCGGGCTTGCCTGCTGACGTCACCAAGAAACTTGAGAATGCTTTCTCTAAAGCGGCGGAAAGTAAAGAGGTCAAAACAGCTGTGGAGAAGCTCGATCTGGTGCCGATTATGATTGTGGGAAAGGATTATGACGACTATTTGAAACGTGTCTGGTCAAGGCTCGAAAAGAATCTCAAAGAGACCGGGCTGATAAAGGAACCAGCCACAAGCCCTTACTAA